Within the Elusimicrobium sp. An273 genome, the region CAATTAATTTCCAGTTTTTAGGAATATCAAAAGTTTTTTGCACCGCCTGGTCTACCAGCGGATTATAATGCTGCAAACTGGCCCCCAGCCCGGCTTGTTCCAAGGCCGTCCATACCACATACTCCGCCAAGGCGTTGGCCTGATAAGCCCACAGCGGGAAATTCTCCTGATAGGTCGGGAATTTACGCTGCAAGTCTTCCACCGTGTCCCAATCTTCAAAAAACAACACCGTGCCGTAAGCGGCCGCAAACGAAGCTATTTTTTGCTCCGTAGGCGCAAATTTATCCGCCGGCACGCGGCGGCGAAGTTCGGCCAGCACCAGCGCCCAAAACTCGCTGTGGCGTTTTCCGAAAAGCAAGACGGCACGCGTTCCCTGCGAATTAAACGCGCTGGGCGCATGGCGGACGGACTCTTGCACCAAACGGATAATTTCGTCGTCCGCAATGGGGCTTTTGGCCTCCAGCGCATAGCGGGAGCGGCGGTTTTGTACGGCTTGAAAAAAGCAATCTGTTTTTAATTCCATAATTTTCCCCCTTACTAATACTTTAGTTCCTTTCAGGCATAAAATCAAAACGTTCTGAAGCAAAAAGTATTTTGGGCAGCTAAAACGCGAGAGAGAAACTACCCCCGGCGGGAGTTGAACTCGCAACCTTCTCCTTAGGACGGAGCCGCTCTATCCATTTGAGCTACGGGGGCGCAAAAAATCAGTGGGAACGAGTCTTGCGGGACGCTGTTTTACGGGCTGTTTT harbors:
- a CDS encoding nitroreductase family protein, with translation MELKTDCFFQAVQNRRSRYALEAKSPIADDEIIRLVQESVRHAPSAFNSQGTRAVLLFGKRHSEFWALVLAELRRRVPADKFAPTEQKIASFAAAYGTVLFFEDWDTVEDLQRKFPTYQENFPLWAYQANALAEYVVWTALEQAGLGASLQHYNPLVDQAVQKTFDIPKNWKLIAQMPFGTPAAPAAEKTFLPIETRVKVLQ